The following proteins are encoded in a genomic region of Sulfurovum indicum:
- the thrC gene encoding threonine synthase, which produces MQFIETRGNDGIKPSSVTFSEAILSPSASFGGLYVPVQLPTIDTAFLEKHLNSHYKTLALDFLTTFGIDIEEDVLQAALDRYDGFDDPKNPVPLSEIEEDCCVAELYHGPTRAFKDMALQPFGYILAKLAQKRDENYLIMAATSGDTGPATLETFKNQDNVKVACLYPDGGTSDVQRLQMVTEDAPNLKVIGVKGNFDDTQQTLKELLASEDFKAELQTRNIKLSAANSVNFGRIIFQVIYHIHSYLEMMRSGKISMGEKIYLVVPSGNFGNALGGYYAKKAGLPIEKILISSNVNNILTDWINKGEYDLNDRELVLTESPAMDILKSSNIERIMFDKFGAARTRELMENLASEGRFKLAAEELAKLQEDFAASYSDDTECEKEIAKYAQKGYIMDPHTATCMKAYETLREKALPTVIYSTAEWTKFSPTVAKSLGHPVDGDIEALQWVTENTNVSVPPMIHALFHKPIVHTVVVEKDAIKGEMLNFL; this is translated from the coding sequence ATGCAATTTATTGAGACACGCGGAAATGATGGGATAAAGCCTTCATCAGTCACATTTTCAGAAGCGATACTCAGCCCAAGCGCAAGTTTTGGCGGGCTATATGTTCCAGTGCAGCTGCCTACGATCGATACGGCTTTTTTGGAAAAACATTTAAACAGTCACTATAAAACATTGGCGTTGGACTTTTTGACCACCTTCGGTATAGATATCGAAGAGGATGTTCTGCAGGCAGCTCTGGACAGATATGACGGGTTTGATGATCCGAAAAATCCGGTACCGCTCTCAGAGATCGAAGAGGACTGCTGTGTAGCAGAACTCTATCACGGTCCTACACGTGCATTTAAAGATATGGCCTTGCAGCCTTTTGGCTATATTCTTGCCAAACTGGCACAAAAAAGAGATGAGAACTATCTTATTATGGCAGCGACAAGCGGGGATACCGGTCCGGCAACGCTGGAGACATTTAAAAATCAGGATAATGTCAAAGTGGCCTGTCTTTATCCGGATGGTGGAACGTCAGATGTACAGCGCCTGCAAATGGTAACAGAAGATGCACCGAACCTCAAAGTGATAGGTGTCAAGGGAAATTTTGACGACACACAGCAAACACTTAAGGAGCTGTTGGCATCAGAAGACTTCAAAGCAGAGCTTCAGACACGTAATATTAAGCTTTCAGCGGCGAACTCTGTGAATTTCGGGCGTATTATTTTTCAGGTTATCTACCATATCCACAGCTATCTTGAGATGATGCGTAGTGGAAAGATCAGTATGGGAGAGAAGATATATCTTGTGGTCCCAAGCGGAAATTTTGGAAATGCACTGGGTGGCTACTATGCAAAGAAAGCAGGACTTCCTATAGAAAAGATACTTATCAGCTCCAATGTCAATAATATATTGACAGATTGGATCAATAAAGGTGAATATGATCTTAATGACAGAGAATTGGTTCTGACCGAATCTCCTGCGATGGATATTTTGAAGAGTTCGAATATTGAGCGTATCATGTTTGACAAATTCGGTGCAGCACGTACCAGGGAACTTATGGAGAATCTTGCTTCGGAAGGGAGATTCAAGCTGGCAGCAGAAGAACTGGCAAAGTTGCAAGAGGACTTTGCGGCAAGTTATTCGGATGATACAGAGTGTGAGAAGGAAATTGCCAAATATGCCCAAAAAGGGTATATTATGGATCCGCATACGGCAACCTGTATGAAAGCTTATGAAACATTGCGTGAAAAAGCACTCCCGACTGTGATATACTCAACAGCAGAGTGGACGAAGTTCTCTCCAACAGTAGCCAAATCGCTTGGACATCCTGTAGATGGAGATATTGAAGCGCTTCAGTGGGTAACTGAGAATACAAATGTTTCTGTTCCGCCAATGATCCATGCTCTTTTTCATAAACCGATTGTACATACCGTTGTTGTGGAGAAAGATGCTATTAAAGGGGAGATGTTGAACTTTCTGTAA
- a CDS encoding EAL domain-containing protein, which produces MRSSFDPWQQRTDRFTLLLSLFFLVLLVLLLYLVKIDKDIRNYDRYHEKVEMMRVLDYQFENYLSKTYRYIAYDEITQLEKRFEEALAFLNRPNIIKKFGPDIYRQIKKIEKEYTLKKLYFEDFKALNARVTNSIHFLYDLRKTLEKRLMDDPDKKMLVDNIFFSISQILMDIPYDKARLSKELDKLSTNSDKEKLLIYFLQHSRQFLLNVDHVKEVQQKINQIPLLDSLEQLFEGLTGQYNKDRNWQTIIAFSFFIFAFIILILLVLNYRRMRKNTRELQAFQYAIEKSDNAIVMTNIQREIQYVNEAFELRSGYTKEEVLGKNPSILKSGLLSSAFYKELNETLNRGEIWQGELINRRKNGSILYEKASIIPIYINGELVQYLAVKLDITEYKEQQQRLKQAAAVYEMIGDGILVTDKEKHILSANPAFVKIFGYTEEELIGKEPMIIRTLKEDIYFYRQMWDQLLRQNRWSGKLHNQAKDGTIIPVWLTLTVVRDEKGEIENFIAIYTNLKDIIATQEKAEYLAYHDSLTGLPNRAYFDLRIVDILNVARTSDQQVAILFIDLDRFKVINDTLGHSVGDGMLVELAGRMQKIFDKNVLFARMGGDEFVVTCILEDGKKEVEEMAGKLLSVIREPVHVYDYYLNTTASIGIALFPDDGMDKYEIVKYADSAMYAAKEKGKDNYQFYTKQLSLDVQTRLNLEQELLHALERKELHVEYQPQYLLETGEVKGVEALLRWDSGILGKVSPDDFIAIAEETGVIVKIGYFVFEEACKAYKKWRDEGFLLERVAINISAVQFREEYFLEKLKDILVRTGVEASAIEIEITERFIMEYSTTNLTILEDLRTLGCQISIDDFGTGYSSMSYMKQLPLDTVKIDKSFIVELPENTHDAEVSKAIIALSKSLGYKVVAEGIENAAQEQFLRENKCDFAQGFYFAEPMDEKQFLDFLKEKGIKNPSHS; this is translated from the coding sequence ATGAGGTCCTCTTTCGATCCCTGGCAACAGCGTACTGACAGATTCACTCTGCTGTTAAGTCTCTTTTTCCTAGTACTTTTGGTACTTCTACTCTATCTTGTCAAGATCGATAAAGATATCAGGAACTATGATAGATACCATGAGAAAGTCGAGATGATGAGAGTGTTGGATTATCAGTTTGAAAACTATTTATCTAAAACCTATCGCTATATTGCCTATGATGAGATCACTCAGCTTGAAAAGAGGTTTGAAGAGGCACTGGCATTTCTGAATAGACCAAATATTATTAAGAAATTTGGACCGGATATCTATCGTCAGATAAAAAAAATTGAAAAAGAGTATACTCTAAAAAAACTTTATTTTGAAGATTTTAAAGCATTGAATGCAAGAGTGACCAACTCGATCCATTTTCTTTATGACTTGCGTAAAACATTGGAAAAAAGATTAATGGATGATCCGGATAAAAAGATGTTGGTTGATAATATTTTTTTCTCTATCAGTCAAATACTGATGGATATTCCCTATGATAAAGCACGTCTTTCCAAAGAACTGGATAAGTTGTCCACCAACAGTGATAAAGAGAAACTTCTTATATATTTCCTTCAACACAGCAGACAATTTCTTCTGAATGTTGATCATGTCAAAGAGGTTCAGCAAAAAATAAACCAAATTCCTCTTTTGGATTCACTGGAACAATTGTTTGAAGGTCTCACCGGACAGTATAATAAAGATCGTAATTGGCAGACAATAATAGCCTTTTCTTTTTTTATCTTTGCCTTTATCATTCTTATACTTCTGGTTCTCAACTACAGACGTATGCGTAAAAATACACGGGAACTTCAAGCTTTTCAGTATGCGATAGAAAAGAGTGACAATGCTATAGTGATGACTAATATCCAAAGAGAGATACAATATGTCAATGAAGCTTTTGAGCTGCGTTCAGGATATACCAAAGAAGAAGTACTTGGCAAAAACCCGAGTATTTTGAAGTCAGGTTTGTTGAGTAGTGCCTTCTATAAAGAGTTGAATGAGACGCTCAATCGAGGTGAAATATGGCAGGGAGAGTTGATTAATCGGCGTAAAAACGGGAGTATACTGTATGAAAAAGCATCGATCATCCCTATATATATCAATGGTGAACTGGTACAGTATCTGGCAGTCAAACTGGATATTACAGAGTATAAAGAACAGCAGCAGCGTCTGAAACAGGCTGCTGCTGTTTATGAGATGATAGGTGACGGGATCCTGGTGACTGATAAGGAGAAACATATACTTTCGGCCAATCCGGCATTTGTCAAAATATTTGGTTACACCGAAGAGGAGCTGATAGGAAAAGAGCCGATGATTATCAGAACACTTAAAGAGGATATCTATTTTTATCGGCAGATGTGGGATCAGCTTTTAAGACAAAACCGTTGGTCCGGTAAGCTGCATAACCAGGCCAAAGACGGTACAATTATTCCTGTCTGGCTGACACTTACGGTAGTTCGAGATGAAAAAGGGGAGATAGAGAACTTTATCGCGATCTATACCAACCTGAAGGATATCATTGCTACACAAGAGAAAGCGGAGTATTTAGCCTACCATGACTCTCTGACCGGTCTGCCAAACCGTGCCTATTTTGATCTACGCATTGTAGATATTCTGAATGTGGCAAGAACCTCTGATCAGCAGGTGGCAATTCTCTTTATAGACCTTGACCGGTTTAAAGTGATCAATGATACTCTCGGACACTCTGTTGGAGACGGAATGCTTGTCGAACTAGCCGGGCGCATGCAGAAGATTTTTGATAAGAATGTACTTTTTGCCCGTATGGGTGGGGATGAGTTCGTAGTAACATGTATACTGGAGGATGGGAAAAAAGAAGTAGAAGAAATGGCCGGTAAACTACTTTCTGTTATTCGTGAACCTGTACATGTCTATGATTACTATCTCAATACGACTGCGAGTATAGGGATTGCACTCTTTCCGGATGACGGAATGGATAAATATGAGATCGTCAAGTATGCTGATTCTGCGATGTATGCAGCCAAAGAGAAAGGAAAAGACAATTACCAGTTCTATACTAAACAGCTCTCTTTGGATGTACAGACACGACTTAACCTTGAACAGGAACTGCTGCATGCTTTGGAACGGAAAGAACTTCATGTTGAGTATCAGCCCCAGTATCTGCTTGAGACAGGTGAGGTTAAGGGAGTAGAAGCACTGCTCCGATGGGATAGTGGGATCCTTGGAAAGGTATCACCTGATGATTTTATCGCTATTGCCGAAGAGACAGGTGTAATCGTCAAGATAGGATATTTCGTTTTTGAAGAGGCATGTAAAGCCTATAAGAAATGGAGAGATGAAGGGTTTCTGCTTGAAAGGGTTGCCATCAATATTTCTGCCGTACAATTCAGGGAAGAGTATTTTTTAGAAAAACTGAAAGACATTCTGGTTCGGACAGGGGTTGAGGCAAGTGCAATTGAGATAGAGATCACCGAGCGTTTTATTATGGAGTACTCTACAACAAATCTGACAATCCTTGAAGATCTCCGTACTTTAGGATGTCAGATTTCCATTGATGATTTTGGAACGGGTTACTCATCTATGAGCTATATGAAACAGCTGCCTCTGGATACGGTAAAGATCGATAAGTCCTTTATCGTGGAGCTTCCTGAGAATACGCATGATGCAGAAGTCTCCAAAGCGATCATTGCTCTTTCAAAAAGCTTGGGTTACAAAGTGGTTGCAGAGGGAATAGAGAACGCGGCACAGGAACAGTTTTTACGGGAAAACAAGTGTGACTTCGCTCAAGGTTTCTACTTTGCAGAACCTATGGATGAAAAGCAGTTTTTAGATTTTTTGAAAGAAAAAGGGATAAAGAACCCTTCCCATTCATGA
- a CDS encoding cytochrome-c peroxidase — translation MRWFTLYIAGIVITLHASVIKPIPTEIKVDIRKAELGKRLFFDPILSKDNTVSCATCHDLQSGGDDGLQFSFGIKGAKGSMNTPTVYNAVFNFRQFWDGRAKDLKEQVTGPIENPVEMGHNFEELVEKLKYHPIYKKLFKSIYEEGVSKENIADSIAEYEKRLITPNSPFDRYLKGDENAISEQAKEGYLLFKYKGCIICHNGVNIGGNLYNRFGIYKDTNSTEMGRYNITKREEDKFVFRVPSLRNVALTAPYMHDGRFKTLREAVVFMTQYQLGRYMEEEEIDAIVVFLKTLTGELPSDIGRVP, via the coding sequence ATGAGATGGTTTACTTTATATATAGCAGGTATCGTAATAACGTTGCACGCCAGTGTTATCAAACCTATTCCAACTGAGATAAAAGTAGATATCAGGAAAGCAGAATTAGGCAAACGGCTTTTCTTTGACCCAATCCTTTCAAAAGATAATACTGTTTCCTGTGCCACCTGTCATGATCTGCAGAGTGGAGGAGATGACGGATTGCAATTCTCTTTCGGTATTAAAGGTGCAAAAGGCAGTATGAATACTCCTACGGTATATAATGCAGTATTTAATTTCAGACAGTTTTGGGACGGACGTGCAAAGGATCTGAAAGAACAGGTGACAGGTCCTATTGAGAACCCTGTTGAAATGGGTCACAATTTTGAAGAACTGGTTGAAAAACTCAAATATCATCCTATATATAAAAAACTGTTCAAAAGTATTTATGAAGAGGGAGTGAGCAAAGAGAATATCGCTGATAGCATTGCAGAGTATGAGAAAAGGCTTATTACGCCCAACTCACCGTTTGACCGCTATCTTAAAGGGGATGAAAATGCTATTTCAGAACAGGCTAAAGAGGGATATCTTCTTTTTAAATACAAAGGGTGCATTATTTGCCATAACGGGGTAAATATAGGAGGCAACCTTTATAACAGGTTTGGTATTTACAAAGATACGAACAGTACAGAGATGGGACGCTACAATATTACAAAGCGTGAGGAAGACAAGTTTGTTTTCAGAGTACCATCTTTACGTAATGTGGCGCTTACTGCACCCTATATGCACGACGGCCGTTTTAAAACTCTCAGGGAAGCAGTGGTATTTATGACGCAGTATCAGCTGGGAAGGTATATGGAAGAAGAGGAGATCGATGCGATCGTAGTATTTCTTAAAACTTTGACAGGTGAATTACCTTCAGATATAGGCAGGGTGCCATGA
- the argB gene encoding acetylglutamate kinase produces MKSKIDVVKTLLDALPFIKKFSNEKIVIKYGGSAQTSPELKEQFAQDIVLLHLVGMKPIIVHGGGKSITSLLADLGVETEFVDGQRVTTKEVMRIAEMVLSGEINKEIVSLLNNHGGKAIGISGKDAKFLEARPKDFDSFGYTGVIEQVNPEIVENIIDDGFVPVIAPIASSSSVGHPGFNINADLAASQIAVALEARKVLFLTDTAGVLDKEMRLITNLDIAKTQALKADGTISGGMVPKVDACIEALRGGVKKAHIIDGRVEHSLLLEILTSSGVGTCIEL; encoded by the coding sequence ATGAAGAGTAAGATTGATGTAGTCAAAACGCTGCTGGACGCACTACCGTTTATCAAAAAGTTCTCCAATGAGAAAATCGTCATCAAATACGGAGGATCGGCACAGACCTCTCCGGAGCTCAAAGAACAGTTTGCACAGGATATCGTACTTCTGCATCTTGTAGGGATGAAACCGATCATCGTGCATGGAGGAGGCAAGAGTATTACCAGTTTGCTTGCCGACCTGGGGGTAGAGACAGAGTTTGTTGACGGACAGCGTGTAACGACAAAAGAGGTGATGCGTATTGCAGAGATGGTACTAAGCGGTGAGATCAATAAAGAGATCGTTTCTCTGCTTAACAATCATGGCGGAAAAGCAATAGGGATTTCCGGAAAAGATGCAAAATTCCTTGAAGCCCGTCCTAAAGATTTTGACAGTTTTGGCTATACAGGTGTGATAGAACAGGTTAATCCGGAGATCGTCGAGAATATTATTGATGACGGGTTTGTTCCTGTTATCGCACCGATCGCTTCGAGCAGCAGTGTAGGACATCCCGGGTTCAATATTAATGCCGATCTGGCAGCAAGCCAGATCGCTGTTGCATTAGAGGCGAGAAAAGTACTTTTCCTTACCGATACAGCCGGGGTACTTGATAAAGAAATGCGTCTTATTACGAATCTTGATATTGCCAAAACCCAAGCACTTAAGGCCGATGGTACAATAAGTGGCGGAATGGTGCCCAAAGTTGATGCATGTATCGAAGCGTTGCGTGGCGGCGTGAAGAAAGCACACATTATCGATGGGCGTGTAGAACACTCTTTACTGCTTGAGATACTGACAAGTTCGGGGGTGGGAACCTGTATTGAACTTTAG
- a CDS encoding tetraacyldisaccharide 4'-kinase, translating to MKQFFESMYYHPKPYQYPVIFILLPLSLLYGTVMLARRLAARKKDFGIPIVSVGNLIVGGSGKTPFVIALASRYENVTVISRGYGRKSRGLIEVSRKGNIIASVEESGDEAMLMAKSLPNASVIVSEERESAIEFAKINGASLIILDDGFNRVAIEKFEVLLEPEYVPNTFPFPAGPFREFRFTKRYADLLLKEGIDFKRVVTIDHPAQKMLLATAIANPKRLESYLPEGVVGRFCLEDHAYFDVSSLEEKMMEVGAESLLVTEKDAVKMEDFKLPVSQMRLKLEIKKEIIMKISEYIKKYK from the coding sequence ATGAAACAGTTTTTTGAATCGATGTATTATCATCCAAAACCCTATCAATATCCGGTTATATTCATATTGCTTCCGCTTTCACTCCTTTATGGAACAGTTATGCTAGCAAGGCGCCTGGCTGCCAGGAAAAAGGATTTTGGTATTCCTATCGTATCAGTAGGCAATCTGATTGTCGGAGGAAGCGGTAAAACACCGTTTGTTATTGCTTTGGCATCGAGGTATGAAAATGTAACGGTCATCTCAAGAGGATATGGCAGAAAGAGCAGAGGATTGATCGAAGTAAGCAGGAAGGGAAATATAATCGCTTCGGTAGAAGAGAGCGGAGATGAGGCGATGCTGATGGCAAAGTCCCTCCCGAATGCTTCAGTGATTGTCAGTGAAGAGAGAGAAAGTGCGATCGAATTTGCCAAGATAAATGGAGCATCGCTGATTATTCTGGATGATGGGTTCAACCGTGTAGCTATTGAAAAGTTTGAGGTACTGCTTGAACCGGAATATGTGCCCAACACTTTTCCGTTTCCTGCCGGTCCTTTTCGTGAATTTCGGTTTACCAAACGATATGCAGATCTGTTACTGAAAGAGGGAATAGATTTTAAAAGAGTGGTAACCATCGATCATCCTGCTCAAAAAATGCTTTTGGCAACGGCTATAGCTAATCCTAAACGATTGGAATCTTATTTGCCCGAAGGTGTTGTTGGCAGGTTCTGTTTGGAAGATCATGCCTATTTTGACGTCTCTTCTCTTGAAGAGAAGATGATGGAAGTAGGTGCGGAGTCTCTGCTTGTGACTGAGAAAGATGCTGTTAAAATGGAAGATTTTAAGTTGCCTGTCTCCCAAATGAGGTTAAAATTAGAGATTAAAAAAGAAATCATCATGAAGATTAGTGAATATATTAAAAAATATAAATAA
- a CDS encoding ferritin-like domain-containing protein produces MDFYNILEEAIVSDDIEVKERLTLQCLEYCNQNEVRAEEDFIPKSFERPSYASKCRIVAPRELPARKEFNSTEGLATLVHAITHIEYSAIDLALDAVYRFPTAPKAYKIDWLEVAADEIRHYNMLNCLLEDLGYFYGSFPVHCGLFDAAQHTAESILDRMAIIPRYYEASGLDVNPQIMKKLENKRKNPHVAKLIDALKIIYHEEIDHVHKGDRWFKYFCKHEGKNESIYFEILDRYRLLGKHRPHINIQARKKAGFACEEILKLGAKECS; encoded by the coding sequence ATGGATTTTTATAATATATTGGAAGAAGCGATCGTCAGTGATGATATTGAGGTAAAAGAACGATTGACGCTTCAATGTTTGGAGTATTGTAACCAAAATGAGGTTAGGGCAGAGGAAGACTTTATACCGAAATCCTTTGAAAGACCTTCCTATGCTTCAAAGTGTCGCATCGTTGCCCCCCGGGAGTTACCTGCACGAAAAGAGTTTAATTCGACTGAAGGACTGGCAACACTCGTACATGCTATTACCCACATTGAGTATTCTGCTATTGATCTTGCATTGGATGCAGTCTACCGGTTCCCTACTGCACCAAAGGCTTATAAAATTGACTGGTTGGAGGTTGCAGCCGATGAAATACGCCACTATAATATGCTCAATTGTTTATTGGAAGATCTTGGATATTTTTATGGTAGTTTTCCGGTACATTGCGGACTGTTTGATGCAGCGCAGCATACGGCAGAGAGTATTCTTGATCGTATGGCCATTATCCCGCGTTACTATGAAGCTTCAGGACTCGATGTGAATCCACAGATTATGAAAAAACTGGAGAATAAACGTAAAAATCCCCATGTTGCGAAGCTTATTGATGCACTGAAGATCATCTATCATGAGGAGATCGATCATGTCCATAAAGGAGACAGGTGGTTCAAGTATTTCTGTAAACATGAAGGTAAAAATGAGAGTATCTACTTTGAGATACTTGACCGTTATAGACTTTTAGGCAAACACCGTCCACATATCAATATCCAGGCGCGAAAAAAGGCAGGGTTTGCATGTGAAGAGATACTGAAACTGGGTGCAAAAGAGTGCAGCTAG
- a CDS encoding MBL fold metallo-hydrolase — translation MQIKIQPMGPYQTNCYIVTLDNKDLIIDPGVDATEWVLNNVTNPVAILNTHGHFDHVWSNTAVKEALNIPIFCPKDDIFMLTDDPLGQGTPKSIPDYEVVGDELLDVAGIKVQYRHFPGHTPGCSVIEIDDVWFSGDFLFQQSIGRWDFPASNGEDMIKSLEKALGIKGDYTIYPGHGLSTTLKAEQHVIPYWIEQVKRTL, via the coding sequence ATGCAAATCAAAATCCAACCTATGGGTCCATACCAGACAAACTGTTACATAGTCACCCTTGACAACAAAGACCTCATCATCGACCCTGGTGTTGATGCAACCGAGTGGGTACTGAACAATGTCACCAATCCTGTTGCCATTCTCAACACCCATGGACACTTCGACCATGTTTGGAGCAATACAGCAGTCAAAGAAGCACTCAACATTCCTATCTTCTGTCCCAAAGATGATATATTCATGCTCACGGACGATCCCCTTGGGCAAGGTACTCCCAAAAGTATACCGGACTATGAAGTGGTCGGTGATGAACTGCTTGATGTTGCCGGTATCAAAGTGCAATATCGTCATTTTCCCGGTCACACTCCCGGCTGTTCAGTCATAGAAATAGATGATGTCTGGTTCAGCGGAGACTTTCTCTTTCAACAAAGTATCGGACGCTGGGACTTTCCGGCATCCAACGGAGAGGATATGATCAAAAGCCTGGAGAAAGCATTGGGCATCAAGGGAGACTATACCATCTATCCGGGTCATGGTTTAAGCACCACGCTCAAAGCTGAACAGCATGTTATCCCCTATTGGATAGAACAGGTAAAACGCACATTATGA
- a CDS encoding hotdog domain-containing protein, which translates to MQLNTHLNINSSLCGKVTKLANNYAEVLLHTTYQMAADEKGLIHGGFIFGAADFAAMCAVNDPNVVLGAATSKFIAPVKVGAAVLYTASVISQKGKKREVEVKAFVSDRLVFSGSFTTFVLESHVLE; encoded by the coding sequence ATGCAACTCAATACTCATCTGAATATAAACAGTTCTCTATGTGGGAAAGTCACAAAACTTGCAAATAATTATGCGGAGGTACTGTTGCATACAACGTATCAAATGGCAGCAGATGAAAAAGGATTGATCCATGGAGGTTTCATCTTCGGAGCGGCGGATTTTGCAGCAATGTGTGCGGTTAATGATCCAAATGTTGTGCTTGGAGCAGCAACATCAAAATTTATAGCACCTGTAAAAGTGGGTGCAGCGGTACTGTATACAGCATCTGTCATTTCTCAAAAAGGGAAGAAGAGAGAAGTGGAGGTCAAAGCGTTTGTATCGGACAGGTTGGTATTTTCAGGGAGTTTTACAACTTTTGTCTTAGAGAGTCATGTGTTGGAATAG
- a CDS encoding response regulator transcription factor → MRILTVGFDDEYVKELEKELDKYFICIVDNAKDMYDATNFTDFRHYELVVIVDEGIKFSLERYVNEVKKKKSETKIIILTSNVRNQKDFFDLGIDDVITHHIEHPDLIAARVLANMRHLFGTQVNIDKLVIDIANKKIEFDEKIVSLNGKTFDILAYLALRKQRVFSKDEIINALWEEPEYVSDNTVEVAINQIRKRLKSILGFQVIHTVRRRGYKFSY, encoded by the coding sequence ATGAGAATACTTACAGTAGGTTTTGACGACGAATATGTAAAAGAGCTTGAAAAAGAGCTGGATAAATATTTTATCTGTATTGTTGACAATGCAAAAGACATGTATGATGCAACAAACTTTACAGATTTCAGACACTATGAATTGGTGGTTATTGTAGATGAGGGGATCAAGTTCTCATTGGAGCGTTATGTTAACGAAGTCAAAAAAAAGAAGAGTGAGACTAAGATTATCATTCTTACCTCCAATGTACGGAACCAAAAAGACTTTTTTGACTTGGGGATCGATGATGTGATCACTCATCATATTGAACATCCTGACCTGATTGCTGCACGTGTACTTGCGAATATGCGTCACCTCTTCGGAACACAGGTGAACATTGACAAACTTGTCATTGATATTGCCAACAAGAAGATTGAGTTTGATGAGAAGATCGTCTCACTTAACGGCAAGACATTTGACATTCTGGCTTACCTTGCACTGAGAAAACAACGTGTGTTCAGTAAAGATGAGATCATCAATGCACTCTGGGAAGAACCGGAGTATGTCAGTGACAATACGGTTGAGGTTGCAATCAACCAGATCCGAAAACGTCTTAAAAGTATTCTTGGTTTCCAGGTGATTCACACTGTCCGTCGTCGTGGTTATAAATTCTCCTATTAA
- the cmoB gene encoding tRNA 5-methoxyuridine(34)/uridine 5-oxyacetic acid(34) synthase CmoB, whose amino-acid sequence MDLNSIREERKKWLTWKNIRPYQEAIASLPEFEYVTASFGDRVTINIDNLSTEDASQIEETARLMLPWRKGPFQINDLFIDSEWQSQIKYNLLEPYFDLKDKIVGDIGCNNGYYLFRMLTHQPKKLVGFDPSAIYYSQFQFIDHFIKSDIVYELLGVEHVELYEHKFDVLFCLGVLYHRSDPVGMLKSLFKGLNKGGELILDTFMIDGEEDICLTPRERYSKIPNIYFVPTVKALKNWCYRAGFEKVEVLETKKTDLNEQRKTDWINTQSLEDFLDPDNPNKTVEGYPAPKRVYIKAFKK is encoded by the coding sequence TTGGATCTGAATAGTATAAGAGAAGAGCGTAAAAAATGGTTAACCTGGAAAAACATACGCCCCTATCAGGAAGCTATTGCTTCACTTCCTGAGTTTGAGTATGTCACTGCTTCATTTGGTGACCGTGTAACCATCAATATAGATAATTTGAGTACAGAAGATGCCTCTCAAATAGAAGAGACGGCACGGTTGATGCTGCCGTGGAGAAAAGGTCCTTTTCAGATCAATGATCTTTTTATTGATTCGGAGTGGCAAAGCCAGATTAAATACAATCTATTGGAACCTTATTTCGATCTCAAAGATAAAATTGTAGGGGATATAGGGTGTAATAATGGCTACTATCTTTTCCGTATGCTGACACATCAACCTAAAAAACTGGTAGGGTTTGACCCTTCAGCTATCTACTACTCGCAGTTTCAGTTTATCGACCACTTTATTAAATCTGATATTGTCTATGAACTTTTGGGGGTGGAACATGTAGAACTCTATGAACACAAGTTTGATGTGCTTTTCTGCCTTGGAGTACTCTATCATCGCAGTGACCCCGTTGGTATGTTGAAGTCGCTCTTTAAGGGCTTGAATAAAGGAGGTGAATTGATCCTTGATACTTTTATGATAGATGGAGAGGAAGATATCTGTCTGACACCGAGGGAACGTTATTCGAAGATCCCCAATATCTATTTTGTACCGACAGTGAAAGCTCTGAAGAACTGGTGTTACAGGGCCGGCTTTGAAAAGGTAGAGGTACTGGAAACCAAAAAGACCGACTTGAATGAACAGAGAAAAACAGATTGGATCAATACCCAAAGTCTTGAAGATTTCCTTGATCCAGACAACCCCAATAAAACAGTGGAGGGGTACCCCGCACCAAAACGGGTCTATATTAAAGCATTCAAAAAATAA